One genomic segment of Coffea arabica cultivar ET-39 chromosome 6e, Coffea Arabica ET-39 HiFi, whole genome shotgun sequence includes these proteins:
- the LOC140009793 gene encoding uncharacterized protein: MASDNVSTPQPSSATVAVALPFTKPFPDVSKIEIFANENFKRWQERVHSLLDIHGVAYALTESQPSATTDAKTQEAWQYANKVCRHTILQTLSNELFDVYCSSKEAKAIWEALVTKFTAEDATKQKFVVGKYNQWKMTDDKEMKIQITEYQMLLEDLKNEDINLPEKFAAGMLIEKLPESWADYKNSLKHKEKNYTMDELVKHILIEDSNKRELRATKAKEMAYKANLVQSNNKRYANKSQNYKPKNFNVKPNNPNFKKKKGNCFYCGKPGHYAVQCRHNKGDRANGNPPKVHLTEGDDIIAAVISQVNIATNVKEWVVDSGTTRHICANREAFSSYTPIGDDEEVVYLGDSRTTNVLGKGKVFLKLTSGKTLALNDVLHVPNIRANLVSVALLGKVGVKVSFESGKIIMTKNNVFVGKDYCNQGLFVLNISNVINENASSSAYIVDSISLWHARLGHVNIGYIKKMQSCGLISDMGEAKMILGVKIIRKGDGIMLTQEHYTERLLRKFENYDVTPVSTPYDANTQLKKNNGDPIAQSKYAQIIGSLMHLMNFTRPDIAYVVCRLSRYTHNPNREHWFALVRLMKYLRGTMNFGILYSGFSTVLEGYSDANWISDSNDTKSTSGYVFTLGGGAVAWKSARQTIIARSTMESEFIDLELTGSEADWLRNFLANIPPIKELLPPVSIHCDCQAAIAIAKNKSYNCKSRHMRLRHDVVKQLLGDGIISIDFVKSELNLADPLTKHVGRKLILQTTREMGLGPTVVNRDSNPTCVTGDPMK, encoded by the exons ATGGCATCTGACAATGTTAGCACCCCACAGCCTTCATCAGCAACTGTTGCAGTGGCACTACCATTCACCAAGCCCTTTCCGGATGtatccaaaattgaaattttcgccaatgaaaattttaaaagatggCAAGAACGTGTGCACTCTCTACTTGACATCCATGGAGTAGCTTATGCGCTCACTGAATCTCAACCTTCTGCAACTACGGATGCCAAGACTCAAGAAGCATGGCAATATGCCAATAAGGTATGTCGACATACTATCCTTCAAACACTCTCTAATGAATTATTTGACGTCTATTGTAGCAGCAAAGAAGCCAAGGCAATTTGGGAAGCCTTGGTGACAAAGTTTACTGCCGAAGATGCAACCAAGCAAAAATTCGTCGTAGGAAAATACAACCAATGGAAAATGACTGATGACAAGGAGATGAAAATCCAAATCACCGAATATCAAATGCTGCTAGAGGacttgaaaaatgaagacaTCAATCTTCCTGAAAAATTCGCTGCAGGCATGCTGATTGAAAAACTACCTGAGTCATGGGCCGACTATAAAAACAGCTTGAAACACAAGGAGAAAAATTATACCATGGATGAGCTCGTGAAGCACATCCTCATTGAGGATTCAAACAAAAGGGAGTTGAGAGCTACCAAGGCAAAGGAGATGGCTTACAAAGCCAATCTGGTGCAAAGCAATAATAAAAGGTACGCCAATAAATCCCAGAATTACAAGCCCAAAAACTTTAATGTCAAGCCtaacaatcccaactttaagaagaagaaaggcaaTTGCTTTTATTGTGGAAAACCAGGACATTATGCAGTCCAATGCAGACATAATAAAGGTGACAGAGCAAATGGTAACCCTCCTAAGGTGCACTTAACCGAAGGAGATGATATAATTGCTGCTGTCATCTCTCAAGTGAACATTGCAACCAATGTCAAAGAGTGGGTGGTAGACTCTGGGACTACTCGGCATATATGTGCGAATCgagaagcattttcctcctatACTCCTATAGGGGATGATGAAGAAGTGGTCTACCTTGGTGACTCACGAACGACTAATGTTCTGGGTAAGGGCAAAGTATTCTTGAAGCTCACTTCAGGAAAAACTTTGGCTCTCAATGATGTGCTGCATGTGCCAAACATTCGGGCAAATCTGGTTTCCGTAGCATTGCTAGGAAAAGTTGGAGTAAAAGTGTCATTTGAATCTGGAAAGATTATAATGACAAAAAATAATGTATTTGTGGGCAAGGACTATTGTAATCAGGGACTTTTTGTACTTAATATTTCCAATGTGATCAATGAAAATGCATCTTCTTCTGCTTATATTGTTGATTCCATTTCTTTATGGCATGCTAGATTAGGGCATGTTAATATTGGttatataaagaaaatgcaatcatGTGGCCTAATTTCTG atATGGGTGAAGCCAAAATGATATTGGGTGTTAAAATCATAAGGAAAGGTGATGGTATAATGTTGACACAAGAACATTATACAGAGAGACTTCTTaggaagtttgaaaattatgatGTGACACCTGTTAGTACTCCTTATGACGCTAACACtcagttaaagaaaaataatggtgaCCCAATTGCTCAGTCTAAATATGCTCAGATTATTGGGAGTCTGATGCATCTGATGAATTTCACTAGACCGGATATAGCTTATGTTGTATGTAGACTGAGTAGATATACTCACAATCCCAATCGTGAGCATTGGTTTGCATTAGTCAgactaatgaaatatttgagaggtACCATGAATTTTGGTATCCTGTATAGTGGATTTTCCACTGTATTAGAGGGTTACAGTGATGCTAATTGGATCTCTGATTCAAATGATACAAAATCCACTAGTGGTTATGTGTTCACCCTTGGTGGTGGTGCAGTAGCATGGAAGTCAGCCAGACAGACAATCATTGCTCGGTCAACTATGGAATCGGAGTTCATAGATCTGGAGTTGACTGGTTCTGAGGCAGATTGGTTAAGAAATTTCTTAGCCAATATTCCTCCTATTAAGGAACTGTTGCCTCCTGTGTCTATACACTGTGATTGTCAAGCGGCAATTGCTATTGCAAAAAATAAATCTTATAATTGTAAAAGTCGACACATGAGATTGAGACATGATGTCGTAAAGCAGCTGCTTGGAGATGGAATTATTTCCATTGATTTTGTGAAGTCAGAGTTGAATTTGGCCGATCCTCTGACTAAACATGTAGGAAGAAAATTAATTCTTCAAACTACAAGGGAGATGGGACTTGGGCCAACGGTTGTCAATAGAGACAGTAACCCAACCTGTGTGACTGGTGATCCCATGAAGTAG
- the LOC140010020 gene encoding uncharacterized protein: MNYRAAMTGSTAHTREDSSSSSVVIQTTDYSASNSSSLQITVYKLNGSNYLEWAQSVKLAIDGRGKLGHLTGEIQQLAAEDPNLKRWHSENSLVIAWLINSMEPAIGKPHLFLPTAKDVWDAVRDMYSDIENSSQIFNLKTKLWKSRQEDRDVTTYYNQMVTLWQELDLCYEDEWDCRADSVRYKKREENDRVYVFLAGLNQELDEVRGRILGRKPLHSIREVFYEVRREESRRKVMLKSKAEDEVETSALVSKGTDLDGDKRRKPWCEHCKKSWHTKDTCWKLHGKPSNFKKKNGGDSKVLQTVNEDSQKQQTDSETPAFTKEQLSQLYKLFKSPQFSVTEPKSFTPFCSFAKNGTDHGEDDWMC, from the exons ATGAACTACCGAGCAGCCATGACTGGATCGACTGCTCACACAAGAGAAGACTCATCCTCGTCTTCAGTAGTTATCCAAACTACAGATTACTCCGCTTCAAATTCTTCTTCCCTACAAATAACCGTTTATAAATTAAATGGTTCCAATTATCTGGAATGGGCTCAATCTGTAAAACTGGCTATCGATGGCAGAGGTAAACTCGGCCACCTTACTGGAGAAATTCAACAACTAGCTGCTGAAGATCCCAATTTGAAGAGATGGCATTCAGAGAACTCTCTAGTTATCGCTTGGTTGATAAACTCTATGGAACCAGCGATAGGAAAGCCACACTTATTTCTGCCCACAGCCAAGGATGTGTGGGACGCTGTCCGGGATATGTATTCCGATATAGAGAATTCGTCTCAAATTTTCAATCTCAAGACGAAATTGTGGAAATCAAGACAAGAAGATAGAGATGTTACAACCTATTACAATCAGATGGTAACTTTATGGCAGGAATTGGATCTTTGTTATGAGGATGAATGGGACTGCCGTGCAGACAGTGTTCGATACAAGAAACGGGAGGAGAACGACAGAGTCTATGTCTTCTTGGCTGGACTAAATCAAGAACTTGATGAGGTGCGAGGTCGTATTTTGGGCAGGAAGCCTCTCCACTCCATTCGTGAAGTATTTTATGAGGTCAGAAGAGAAGAATCAAGGCGTAAGGTGATGCTAAAGTCCAAGGCAGAGGATGAAGTTGAGACTTCAGCATTGGTTTCTAAGGGGACAGATTTGGACGGAGATAAAAGAAGGAAGCCTTGGTGTGAACACTGTAAAAAGTCGTGGCACACAAAAGACACGTGCTGGAAATTACATGGGAAACCATcgaatttcaagaagaaaaatggaggTGATAGCAAGGTGTTGCAGACTGTGAATGAGGATTCTCAAAAGCAACAAACTGACTCTGAGACACCAGCCTTCACAAAGGAACAATTAAGCCAACTGTACAAACTCTTTAAGTCTCCACAATTTTCAGTCACTGAGCCAAAAAGCTTCACTCCTTTCTGTTCTTTTGCTAAAAATG GAACTGACCACGGGGAGGATGATTGGATGTGCTAG